The following coding sequences lie in one Accipiter gentilis chromosome 31, bAccGen1.1, whole genome shotgun sequence genomic window:
- the LOC126052911 gene encoding uncharacterized protein LOC126052911, with translation MSNREPFHATRVNEEQFSDLDLSLERVTFNHFLLYLTQTRHLCGWLAFSELKLAAVKPSSRLSLPPPAERSYLQAFAVGNRVTSLPCLARKRDCTKAGSARHCAVRENILNISFAFLLPFFSFVVSVLKNSNETRTLGAECLLVSWCKQCPWMRTNTPGSKSQHSLLTAQVGQEAGASPSAPSIFGLPTTKGFCEGSVSAVRA, from the exons ATGAGCAACCGGGAACCTTTTCACGCCACGCG GGTAAATGAAGAACAATTCAGTGATTTGGACCTATCTTTGGAACGAGTAACTTTTAATCACTTCCTCCTTTATTTGACACAAACACGGCATCTCTGCGGATGGCTGGCTTTCTCTGAACTCAAGCTAGCAGCAGTAAAGCCGAGCAGCCGTCTCTCGCTTCCTCCGCCTGCTGAAAGGAGCTATTTGCAAGCGTTTGCTGTGGGGAACAGAGTCACTTCCTTACCATGTTTGGCCAGAAAAAGAGATTGCACTAAAGCCGGAAGCGCCCGTCATTGTGCAGTtcgggaaaatattttaaacatctcttttgccttcctgcttccctttttttcctttgtg GTCAGTGTCTTGAAGAATTCAAATGAGACTCGCACCTTGGGAGCAGAGTGCCTATTAGTGTCTTGGTGTAAGCAGTGCCCATGGATGCGCACAAACACCCCGGGGTCCAAGTCCCAGCACTCGCTGCTGACTGCCCaggtgggacaagaagccggagcGAGCCCCTCTGCCCCATCCATCTTCGGGCTTCCCACCACGAAAGGGTTCTGCGAGGGCTCCGTGAGTGCCGTCAGGGCTTAA